The Nitrospira sp. sequence ATGAGCTTCTACGAGAATTAGCGTTCGCAAGAATGATCGAGAGGGGACTTGCTGACTCTGACGCAGGAAAGACAGTCAGCCATGAAGAGATGGGACGCCGCATCAAGACATGGCAGAGGTGACATGGACCGCCGAAGCCGAACGATGGCTGCGTGACATTTACGACTACATCGCACTTGATAATCCATCCGCTGCCGCCCGAACTATCGAAACCATCTATCTGAAAGCCGAAATCCTTCGAGAATTTCCAGAATCAGGATACCGCTACTGGCAGAAGCCAGACCGACACATCCGTATTCTGCTTCACGGACATTATCGTATCGCTTACCTGATCAAGAACTCAGACGCGATCGACATCATCGGCGTCTTCCATGGGGCACTCAATATCGACCGATATCTACCCTAGGACCCGCACCGATCAGCCTGCGCCCCGCCATGAGGACACTGTGCGGCTGCAAGGCCTCTACTTTCAGCACCAGCGCATGAATAATCCGGGAGTCGGCATTCAGATGTAGCGCTTCAATCAAACACAAGAACAGCGTCGCAATGTCCGCACGCATTAATTTCGGCAAGCCTAACCCAGCCGACAGCAAGAGCTGCGCCTTTCACGAGCTCGAACACAGCAATCGCGTCGAGACCGGTCCGGTGAGGGCGAAGCGTCATCGTGGGAAGAAACTATTACCCTAAGGTATGCTAAATTGCTCTTCGACCGATTACTCTTCCTAGCAGATCATGGACCGTAATCCTCCCCAAAGAGTAGAATGCGGACTCTTTTGCAATTATATTGCCCTATCTCTCTAGCAAGGACATTGTCAAAGTGGCCTTACCCCCTCAAGATCAAGATCGAATTACGCACATCTTTTTCCCGCATGTCGAATCCAAGATGCGAGAGGCAAATTCTGCGGAACGTCGTTTTGTTTACTACACTACGGCGGATACTGCGGCGAAGATCCTTGCGAGCAAGCAAATCTGGCTACGAAACACAGCCGTGATGAACGACTACTCTGAAGTTCAGTATGGATTCAACTGTCTCAACAGTGCATACAGCAATGAGCCTGGCAAGAACTTTAATAGAGCACTTGACGTCTGTTTCCCAGGGTTGGCTGCGGAAGTTAAGGATCTTTATATTAGCTCCTTGCCTATCATTTCCGAAGATACGTACCTCACCTGCTTGTCCGAGCACCTATCCAATGAAGATCAACATGGACGCCTTTCAATGTGGAGAGCATACGGTGGTAGTGCCGGGATCGCCATTGTCATCAATGGCGCAGTTATGTTCGCTAATACGAAGGTCTTAAAAGTGATCTCAAGCCCTGTGGCTTATGAACAGCACTGGCCCCATCGAACCGCTTCATCCTCAGATGCGCTGCTAGGTTCTACTTGCACAAGCAAGATTCTGGGCAGGCACATGATCTTCTCTTGAGAGCAGCTGCGACGAAAAGAGACCCTTGGCTTGTTGCAGCAGAAATTGCTGTAGCGAGTGCAGCAGGACGAACTCCAAAATTTGTCAAGACAGCTAGAGAGCTCATAGAGTCCAAGAAATTCCATCCCGCCCACATCGCAGAACTGGCCAGTGCACTTGGCACCCTCGAACTCGAATCAGGGAAAGTCCGGTTAATGAAACAACTGTTCCGCAAGGCCCTTGAAAGTCCTACTGAAAACTCTGTCGCGCAGGCAGCCTGGATATCAAGAAGGATAGGAAATTGGGGATTTGAGACCAAACTACTTGAAGCGCCTCGTTCGTATGAGGCTTGTGCGTGGACGAGTATTATGCAGCAAGGATGGCAGGATAGTTTGTCAGCTGCCGAGTTCTGGCTATCTGATGAGCCCTTTGCCAAACGGCCTACAGTTTTTGGTTCTTGGGTTGCACTGACTATGGCTCCTGATTTTGCAAAGGCAGAGCGTATTGCCCAGCACGGACTCA is a genomic window containing:
- a CDS encoding type II toxin-antitoxin system RelE/ParE family toxin, encoding MAEVTWTAEAERWLRDIYDYIALDNPSAAARTIETIYLKAEILREFPESGYRYWQKPDRHIRILLHGHYRIAYLIKNSDAIDIIGVFHGALNIDRYLP